ATGTTTGAGAAACCGAATTAAAAGATGTTCATGAAATAGATGCAAATTACATGGCCAAGAAGGCTAAATGTGTACGTTGAAATCAACGCCTCTCATAAGCCGAACCAACTTAACATCCCTCAATGTCCTAACTGTAGCCTACTTACTGTAAGTTACCTCAGCTCTGCCTGCAGTTAAGTTGTTaaatgcaacccccccccccaaaaaaaagctaGATTTACCGTATCACAAGCATTTAAACCAAAAGCACTCATCTCTACTTCTATTTGATAGTCTGTAACCAATCCATATCTGTAACTTAACATGGCTGACGAAagcaataaatacaaaaacacattAACGAGAATATTCTAAATGGCCTGTGATGTCCTACCATGCAGAATGAAGACGTGCTTTTTGTTGGAATAAGAGACTTAAGGTGAAAATTATTCGCATAACCAACCAGTGACTCAAAAAAAAAAGACCTTGTCCTTGAAGTAAAACCGTAAGCTTGAATGTGCAGAAATGTAAATATTATTCTCTCTACTCCACTGCATCTTCAAAGCAAGATGATCGATGTCCCTGACAATATAAATATGTATAGTGCACAATCCCCCTTATTAAAAAAAAAGAGGCCGTCTCACATGATCTTAAAAACGTAGCTGTTCAAAATATTGGGAGTGAAAGAAGCAGGGAAAGCATTTGCCTGGAAAATGTAATTGGACTGTTTGAATCGTGCAGTATGCACATTGAAATAAGCAAATTCTACCGAATGTTGATAGAAAAAGATGTATACCATTATATTCAACCGGTTTATTATATGTTCTGGATGGCACTTCATGCTCTATTTTTGTGTTGTGTTGAAATCAAGTACATCAAGTTACATCACAGCTAACTACACacatcccccacccccccccaaaaaagccaagaccaaaataaatatgaaaaaaaaaaatcccaactGCCTCAAAATCAAAGAGAAACACACTAAcccttcctccaccaaactgaaACACTCACTCAACGATAAAAAGCTGTCCTTCAGGCTTTTAAAGTGCTACACCGGGTTATTGAGAGAACTCATGTTCGATAACACTATAAAATGGTTGGCGTCAGAAGGCTCGGGTTGGAAAAAAAGAAGAAGTGGCTTCACAGAGAAAAATACTTCCATTGAAAAATACACAGAGACCTTTGCTGGATGACACCTTGAGCAGATCCTCAGAAATGGAGAAGAAAGCGAAAAGGGATTTTTTGCAGGGGGCCCGTGAGGTCAGTCACACGTCCACAACCATCTTTTTGTGTATGTCTAATCCTCCCACCACCTAATGGAAGACAAGAGGGGCAAGAAACTGTCACGGACGCAACACACCTTGAGAATTTGAACAGAAGTGACGCACCGCGATCATGATCATGGGAACATGATTGCAACATTTCAGATCAATTCagagttttttttgttgcagaAATCCCTGTTGGGAGGATTTCCTTGATTATTCCCCTACTGGTTCCGGGAAATCCCCCAAATGGGATTTCTCAAACTTGTGAACATTTTACGGAAAGTTTCAGGAACTGTGCAACCCTATCACAGAGTTAAAATGTCGTTTCTTCGACTCACCGCACAAAACTCCTCAAAGGATATCCTCCCGTCGCCGTCTTTGTCTGCGTTGATGATGGTTTTGTCAACAATCTGCTGGAGCTGGGTGTCCTTTAAGTTGTTCCCCACCATCATCTTGAGGACCTGGAAGAGTTCTCCGTTGGATATGTAGCCGTCCTTGTCCATGTCGTAGATCCTGAAGGCAACTAACAGGACAAGGGGGAAGACGGAAGGTTGGGTCAGACCAGGTTTTCATCGCAGCGTCATTGGAATGACCTGCCAATACGCGCATTTTAAAAAAGGGAAGAACTTCTGAACATCCAAGAACGGGGATCATTTTTCACACAGAAAAGCAAAAATCACAAACATTTGCTTTATGAGCTCAGCATTGGTGTATCGACAAAAAGGTGGGTAATCACTTTAAAATGGGGGGTGGAACGTCACAGTGAAAGCAGTTGAGATTAGTTGGCAGTCTACTTACAGCGCAGTTTCATCTCTTTATCACCTTTGACACTGAACTGGGAGACGCCCTCAATGAATTCTGTCAAAGAATGTGAAGCCATTTTGAGTCAACCAACAATTAAAAAGGACAGTAAACAAGGACATGAACACACGTCGGATATCGTTATTTCATTCACTCAGTTGCATAAGAGCTAGAGGGGGGCTTTCGAGGAAAATGCCCAAACGGCCCAAAAACTGTTAAGGCATTTTCTGATTTAAGGTTGGTCAGCATAACATCATAACGCAGGCGAACActtcttataaaaaaaacattatacaTTTCATTTCAAGGTGAAACAGCACTGGTCATTATCCACAAAGATAGCCTACAACAAAGACACCAGACTAAAACAGACAACAAAGACACCAGACTAAAACAGACAACAAAGGCTCTTTTGAAGTTAGAATTTAGAAAAGGTGAATAACCCCATATATCAGTCTTACCTTTGAAGTCGACTTCCCCATTGCCATCTGTGTCAAATATATCGATAACTCGCTGTACAAGGGGATTCTGTTGGAGTTCCGGTAAGGACATAAACTCTTCCACGCTCAAGGAACCAGAGTTATCTAGGTCGAGTTTCTTAAATCTCTTTCCTAGCCTCTTAATCTCATCAGCATCAACTGAAATagaaaaggagagagcgagaaagagtggCGTTAAAAACCGACCTCTTCACATATAGGGGAACAAAACTTTACACAGCAGACTCCATTTTCTAGGGTAGCAACCACCACCGCCGGGTTTCGGGAAGCACACTTTCagcacacgggggggggggggggggggggagaaaacgGGCCAACCTGGTCACTTACATCTGGTGTTATGGTCCTTTGCTGCTTTTAGAATCGATTCACCCATCCCCGATTGATTCTTACCCGAATTCTTGCGAGTGCTGGCCATAGCATAGCCGTCCCAAGCTACCGCCCACCTAGTGTAGTTTGATACAGGTGGCCAACATTGAGCGACAGCAGCAGCATACCTCTCGGTTCCCCACTCTAAGCTCTTTCACTGCGTCATGTGACACCTCCTTCACACACTAATCACTGGACTGATATGCATTAATCGTAATGTGGACACAACAGCGTGAGGTGGACTTAAGTGAGACTAAGTGTGTGCCGTAATGTGGGCGGGATTTCACAAAATGAACCTTTCACCTGCTGCTGTGCACAATGCTTGATTCTACATACATGAGAAAGAATATTCCAGTAGTTTGTTAATACGATCAACCTCGCACTAGTATTAAAATCACCTACAGAGTCTCACTGTAAATAACaagctatttttttttatcagtcTTCGAGGCACAATTCATATCTACAGACTCAAAGTATTTTTCATCAGCTTTATTTGACAGGCAATCCAGAGTTTCTCTCTGACCCGATATGGCTTGGGTTTGCTGAGGCGTTCCTCTGGGCACCTCGACGTGGCAGTGGTGTTTTAGTCAGCAGTGTTGTACCATGATGACAGGCTTAACAAGTAGGAACCAACAGCTGCCATAACCGAGACCCACCACTAGATGTACCACAAAACAAGTGAGTGGGGTGTCACAAGAACTAGAATTTTACTATGGCGGCTATACATTATGGGGTGCTGCCAATACAGCACCACAGTGAAAACGGATGCCCTTTTACATCTATTTGTGAGCAACTCTCTGCAAAATGTGTCCTACCAAATTGGAAAAACGTAAACACGCAGCGCCTTTCTACGGGCATGTGGGGGAGGGTTCTTGAAATCCAACATCCAATCAAAATGTAGCCGCTTAATGTAAACCGCCCATTCTAGCTAATACAACATTTTGGATGGCTGCGCGACACTATCTGGCAACAGGTGCGTATGCATTGGTAATTTCATATCTCTACATTAAGAACCTTATTAATTATGTGGAAAATGAATTGAAGACAAATCAATATAAGTCGGAAAGTTATGCACCTTTTTCCAGCCCCCAAAAGCCCGTCAGTAGTAGTCTGACATGGAGACAAGGAAGGATGCCATTGAAAATAATTAGGATACAGCCAGCCCATTGATGATCATTTTAGTTGAGCTGATTTAACTTACACCTTAATAATTTCAGTGTTAACGATGGACTAACTGCTGTATACAAactgagaaaatatatatattttaaatacagCAATAGCTCCTCCCCTGACACAAACTCTTTATCAGGGGACGCAAAAATGTAGCTGCAGAGGCACAGGCCCCAACAGCACTGCATTAATTCAATTACACTTGCACAACAGTATATGCTAGACAGTGCTGGGTACCATTCTGTCCGTGTATACCGTCCACGAGTGTAGATCAAATAGATGGGAGGAAAAAAGTATTTATAGCcacaaggcagagagagaaacaccccTCACTCCACACACAGCTAAATGGCTGGTGCTGCCCTCCCCTCGGGAAACCCCTAGCAACAAGGAAACCCAGCAAGCCAACACACAAAAGGGGGGAGGGTATTTTGAGAGCTGCAGTCAGACAGCCCGCTGGAGAGGCTTTCAACACAAACTGATCTGCAGAAGGAGACAGACAGCGTGTTACATTCACATCGGTTTCATAATTCGGCTCACTGGGCCTCATCTCTCTCACAACCAATGACCACGCAGACAGCTTGAGAGTTCTGAGACTGTCTCCCGAGTCTTCATGAATCAAGCCCCGGTTATGATATTTTAGGAACACTGTTACCACCACAATTGGGTTATCAACCATTTGTTATGTTAGTGTGACTAGCATTCAGGCACGTGTCAAGATTTAGCCTCGTACGAGTCTAAATAGTCATTTTATAGTAATTCTAGACACTGGTTTGCTCTAGAGACCTGTAAACAAATCGTGCCCCCCCAGAGAGATATAACCGCTACGCAAGCTAACCAATGAGCTAACCAATATCACACCTATAAACCAACCACGCATCTGACAAGAGGCAGATAATAAGGAAGTGGCGGTGACTACGTTGCCATTGCACTTAATTCACTGCTGCAgaaacacaaccccccccccccccccccccttacatgTGGGCGAGTCACACCGCTGATCTTACTGAAAAAGCGGCACCCACTGGGGCGCATCAAAGCACTGCAGCTCTCCCAAACAGCCGAATAAATACTCTCAGCTCTGCCTCTATACAATATATGGGAAGTTCATTTGTCTTGATGTGCTGGTTTGTAGCTCAATTTGGATGGTTTattatcttgttgttgttgttttttttaaatacataatGCGTTTGTGAAGTTTTTTGATTGGAATGTGTCTGTGAGAATGTGCCTGTGAAAATGTGTCTGTGAGAATGTGTCTGTGAGAATGTGCCTGTGAAAATGTGTCTGTGTACAAAAAACAAGTAAATAAAACCTGTCTATAGATGCAGATCCTCTTCTAGTTTCATGAACAGATCATGAATTGCTCCAAAGAACACGGTAGCCAATACGTGGCCGTCTGTGTACATGCATACTTGTGTGTGGGtttgcatgcatgtatgtatacttgtgtgtgggtttgcatgcatgtatgtatacttgtgtgtgggtttgcatgcatgtatgtatacttgtgtgtgggtttgcatgcatgtatgtatacTTGTGTGTGGGTTTGCATGCATGTATACTTGTGTGTGGGtttgcatgcatgtatgtatacTTGTGTGTGGGTTTGCATGCATGTATGCATACTTGTGTGTGGGTTTGCATGCATGCATACTTGTGTGTGGGTTTGCATGCATGCATACTTGTGTGTGGGTTTGCATGCATGCATACTTGTGTGTGGGTTTGCATGCATGCATACTTGTGTGTGGGTTTGCATGCATGCATACTTGTGTGTGGGTTTGCATGCATGCATACTTGTGTGTGGGTTTGCATGCATGCATACTTGTGTGTGGGTTTGCATGCATACATACTTGTGTGTGGGTTTGCATGCATACATACTTGTGTGTGGGTTTGCATGCATGCCACGTTCTGCTGCGTCACCATGCTTGACTGGTGCTCCTTACGACACGCCCAAAGCTCTCAGCAGATGCTAAAGATCGCCACTTAGAGATACGCACACTGTGCTAAGACTAGTCTAagcggggagggagggggggggtgtacaAGTGGGTACAACTACAGAAAAACACAAGGTGTTAAGAGGGGAGTCACCATGTTCTCTTGAAGCGAAAAACAGTCTTTGCAGGGCAAGTCATTTTGTCTGTTTCGCTACAGCCTTGCACAGGGAGTCACCTAACCCTCCGAGTAGAAGTTGCCCCTcttctaggatcagcttccccttccCCGTATCCAACCTTTACCATTCGGGGTAAAAGACAGAACTGACCAGCATTCTAGGGGTCTACTAACGAACGCCCTGACTAGTGGACCTGAACGGGGATCTGGGTGAGCTCCCAGTGTTCAGACCCTGCCAGCTCGGCGCGCACAGCTGATTTAAGGTTGTGCGCCTTCTTGACACGGCGAACAGCTGCCCCACGCCCTGCTCCCAGGAGTGAGGGGGTGGGTAGAGACTCCCCAAAATATCCCACTGTGGGGAAAGTCCATCGGCTGGCTGAGGTTTGAGACCTGTTGAAGTCTCTTGTTTTTTGATTGTCCTGCAGGTGCGCAACCCAGGCGCGTGACTCTAAATACAGGTGTGTTTTTGATGGTGGGGGTTGTGTCAGCTGGTCCATAAGCATCGAAGTGGCAAGTCTTTATGAAGTGAGACCCCTAAGTCAACACCAGAAAGTAGTACCGTCTACTTGCACCCGTGACAAAGTCCTACGCGAGTCTGGTCTCTCTCAAAACGATTGAAAACCTAGTATTTGATTTTCCAGTCAAACACATTCTGTACAAGACTgggcagggagaaacagagagaaggagattgTTCTGGGTTAAAGGCAAGTAAAGGAACAAGTGCCGTGGTAAATCACGGTCCGACGGCCACCCCTGTGACACCTAACGTAACAGCTCGTTAGGGAGGTGCGGAGGTCCCACCCCCCCGAAAAAGTAGAGCCTGAAAGTTCAGTCCTGAAACTCTAATTAGCCCCATTTTCTCTTGAGGGGTGGGTGGATTGACGAGGGTGGAGGGATTGCGCAGCAGGGTGACAAACCAATTAAAAATGGAATATTACTTGGGCTAAAAATAAATAAGGCTCTCCCACCAGCCCTGAAACTGACCTTTATGAGGGGGgaggcattttttttttatagctgtGGCAGCCAAGTGCTCAAGCCTCCCAGCAGCATCTGAGACTGGGTCACACTGTGAAGGGCTGAAGTATGCAGTATAGCGTGTGGTGATGTATATATTGGTATATATACTGCTCAATTCCCCCGACCGGACCAGTTGTTTACCTATTAAGTGTCCCAGACTTTTGTAAACTGCAACGCCTATGGTAGATTCTGGCCTTTGAGTTGACTGGGCGGTCACCCTTTAAACCAGAGACAATACAATCCCATAGCCTAAACTTTTTTTTACATCAAAATTCTTCTCGTTCAAATTAAATTCGATTAAATTCCAGTCATATCTGAATATTACATACAGGACAGCCCACAGCTGATATCGTTTGAATCACAGCAGCAGTATTGGAGAAGTTGCCGGTGACACTCTCAAATACTTACAGTGTGTACACATCTCCAAGGGATAACTTGCTTCGTTTCCCTAGAAAGAAAGAGGAAAAGAATGGTGAGAATGACCATCCAACCTAATGTCTATTCAGAAATGAAGACAGGAAACCATAGCTAATAACATTCACCATTCAAATCGGTATTTTCTTCTGCAAAATATAGGAATTGTGTTGCTATAATAAGATGGCATTCGCACCAAGGGTCTGAAATATTGCCATTTTACCATGGATTACATTGTAACAAGTTGAGTGGTGACAAGCTTATGTAAAAGACCCGATTGTGTGCACCACATAAGACAAACGCCATACCAATTCTTGCGTCTGGGGTATACTACCACCTCAACATTGCCACACGAAAGTGATGATGTGCTAATATGTTGATGTGAGCTTGGTACGTTAATAGGGAAACAACATTAACCCTACAGAGTGACACAATATCCTGCCACCTGCCACTAAAACAGCAGGTAGATTTAAAACCCATTCTCGGTCCATCCCACTCTCTGCATTTTGTTTATCCCTCAGAAGTGGCATTCTCCATTATGCATGAgaacaaacagaatgaactggaTTCTGCCAGAGCTGGAAATGAGGGCAACCCACTGCCTTTGCCTTATCGCATTTCAGTGGGACATAAAGGAATTGAAAAAGGCCGATAGAGGAAGGCTGAGCCTTCCTTATTAGATAAAGACTTGGGCTATGACTGAACGGCTAGCCAAAAAGGGGCATGGACTATCCTAAATGCCTCTAAATAACTATCCATTTAAATCCAAGTTAAAACATTTATCTCCTGAATATCAGAGCACttctgtggctcagttggtaagaggCATTAGCCACGCCAGGGTCATGGGTTCAGTTCCTGCTCGggtcacatatacagtgcattagtAAAgttttcagatcccttgactttatccacattttgttacgttacagacttattctaaaatagattaaatacatttttatcctcatccacacacacacccccataatgacaatgcgaaaacaggtttagacatatttgcaaatgtattattttatttttttaaacatatcttatttacgtaagtattcagaccctttgctatgagactcgaaattgagctcaggtgcatcctctttccattgatcatcctttagatatttctacaacttgattggagttcacctgtggtaaattcaattgattggacatgatttggaaaggcatgcacacctgtctatataaagtcccacagttgacagtgaacgtctgagcgaaaaccaagccatgatttttctgaaggaattgtccgtagaactctctagacaggattgtgtcaaggcacagatgcGGGGAAGActaccaaaaaaatgtatgcagcatagaagctccccaagaacacggtggcctccatcattcttaa
This sequence is a window from Oncorhynchus mykiss isolate Arlee chromosome 13, USDA_OmykA_1.1, whole genome shotgun sequence. Protein-coding genes within it:
- the LOC110486022 gene encoding calcineurin subunit B type 1; amino-acid sequence: MGNEASYPLEMCTHFDADEIKRLGKRFKKLDLDNSGSLSVEEFMSLPELQQNPLVQRVIDIFDTDGNGEVDFKEFIEGVSQFSVKGDKEMKLRFAFRIYDMDKDGYISNGELFQVLKMMVGNNLKDTQLQQIVDKTIINADKDGDGRISFEEFCAVVGGLDIHKKMVVDV